The following coding sequences are from one Vulpes vulpes isolate BD-2025 chromosome 12, VulVul3, whole genome shotgun sequence window:
- the FAM8A1 gene encoding protein FAM8A1 gives MAEGPEEARGRPPGQDDGAGDPEPVRSPGGPPAAAPRPPAGPQAEPQAPGLAPAAAAAEESEPPRPPGKPGAGLQEPAGREAPRERPARLSAREYSRQVHEWLWQSYCGYLTWHSGLAAFPAYCSPQPPPAGHAPAYYSPFYFLGAAAAGPDPGAAPGLPAAAAAAVAGLGARAAHGQGAVRAAPATRVGSGAASRSPSDPGRQAGREYIIPSLAHRFMAEMVDFFILFFIKATIVLSIMHLSGIKDISKFAMHYIIEEIDEDTSMEDLQKMMIVALIYRLLVCFYEIICIWGAGGATPGKFLLGLRVVTCDTSVLIAPSRVLVIPSSNVSITTSTIRALIKNFSIASFFPAFITLLFFQHNRTAYDIVAGTIVVKRNGVR, from the exons ATGGCAGAGGGGCCGGAGGAAGCGCGAGGCCGCCCTCCCGGGCAGGACGACGGCGCCGGGGACCCCGAGCCCGTCCGCTCCCCGGGAggccctcccgccgccgccccaCGCCCCCCGGCCGGGCCGCAGGCCGAACCCCAGGCCCCGGGCCTCgcgcccgccgcggccgccgctgAGGAGTCGgagccgccgcggccgccggggAAGCCCGGGGCGGGGCTGCAGGAGCCGGCGGGCCGCGAGGCGCCGCGGGAGAGGCCGGCGCGGCTGAGCGCCCGCGAGTACTCCCGGCAGGTGCACGAGTGGCTGTGGCAGTCGTACTGCGGCTACCTCACCTGGCACAGCGGCCTCGCCGCCTTCCCCGCCTACTGCAGCCCCCAGCCGCCCCCGGCCGGACACGCCCCGGCCTACTACAGCCCCTTCTACTTCCTGGGCGCCGCGGCCGCCGGGCCCGACCCGGGGGCggcccccggcctccccgccgccgccgccgccgccgtcgcggGCCTGGGCGCCCGGGCTGCGCACGGGCAGGGGGCGGTCCGGGCCGCGCCAGCGACCAGGGTGGGCTCCGGCGCCGCCTCGCGAAGCCCGAGCGACCCCGGGCGGCAGGCAG gcAGAGAGTACATTATTCCTTCCTTGGCCCACAGATTTATGGCAGAGATGGTggatttctttattctcttctttataaAAGCAACCATTGTCTTAAGCATTATGCACCTCAGTGGAATAAA GGATATCTCTAAGTTTGCTATGCATTATATaatagaagaaatagatgaagaCACATCAATGGAAGATTTGCAGAAAATGATGATTGTGGCTCTTATATACAGATTGTTAGTTTGTTTCTATGAG ataATTTGCATTTGGGGAGCAGGTGGAGCTACCCCAGGGAAGTTCCTGCTAGGGCTTCGAGTTGTGACGTGTGATACATCAGTGCTTATTGCACCAAGTCGGGTTTTAGTGATTCCTTCCTCAAATGTTAGCATTACGAC GTCTACTATACGAGCTTTGATCAAGAATTTTtctattgcttcttttttccctGCTTTCATCACACTGCTGTTTTTTCAGCATAATCGAACAGCCTATGACATTGTAGCAGGAACCATTGTGGTAAAGAGAAACGGGGTCAGATGA